In Procambarus clarkii isolate CNS0578487 chromosome 5, FALCON_Pclarkii_2.0, whole genome shotgun sequence, the following are encoded in one genomic region:
- the LOC138352099 gene encoding tigger transposable element-derived protein 7-like: MALPPNTTSLIQPMDQGVILAAKRMYQTAMLEDVLVVLPSEEDELTGKDTRAQRTLENLKKYTIREAIFHWARLWNKVKETTLTNSWKKLLTERPRCEAAVSDSEFEGFENEANDFEGFEETIRTMLLQAGQGVQVNDINEWLENDYDPGYELLTEEQIAQSVLGNDSDDSDDSDDDSDDVGEALPRGVGYQKRLEQVEELIEYSIKSKHEVIGNFYVHLTALKQCLKTLARENQIQTKIDKFMISTVREKSSSTSDAAPVDAELPSTSRGASASNECSTSHAAPADAEFPSTSRGTSASNECSTSHVAPADAEFPPSRDKSSTNDIKYD; encoded by the coding sequence ATGGCACTTCCACCAAACACAACATCCTTGATCCAGCCCATGGACCAAGGTGTTATCCTTGCTGCTAAACGTATGTACCAAACAGCAATGCTTGAAGATGTTTTAGTTGTTTTACCTAGCGAGGAAGATGAATTGACAGGAAAGGATACAAGGGCTCAAAGAACACTAGAAAATCTAAAAAAGTACACAATCAGGGAAGCAATATTCCACTGGGCTAGGCTTTGGAATAAAGTGAAAGAAACCACACTAACAAATTCATGGAAGAAACTGTTAACAGAGAGGCCTAGATGTGAAGCAGCAGTATCTGATAGTGAATTCGAAGGTTTTGAAAATGAAGCCAATGATTTTGAAGGGTTTGAAGAAACGATCCGAACAATGTTGCTCCAAGCTGGTcagggtgtacaagtgaatgatatcAATGAATGGTTAGAAAATGATTACGATCCTGGTTATGAATTGTTAACTGAAGAACAGATTGCGCAAAGTGTTCTCGGAAATGACTCTGATGACTCTGATGACTCTGATGATGACTCGGACGATGTTGGTGAGGCTCTGCCTAGAGGTGTCGGATATCAGAAAAGATTGGAACAAGTTGAGGAACTCATTGAATATTCAATAAAAAGTAAACATGAGGTTATTGGAAATTTTTATGTACACCTTACAGCCTTAAAGCAATGTCTCAAAACGTTAGCcagagaaaatcagattcagacaaaaatagataaattcatgatttcaacgGTTCGTGAAAAATCTTCGTCGACAAGCGATGCTGCACCCGTCGATGCTGAATTACCATCGACAAGTCGTGGAGCATCCGCCAGCAAtgaatgctctacaagccatgctgcacccgccgatgctgaattcccatcgacaagtcgtggaacatccgccagcaacgaatgctctacaagccatgttgcacccgccgatgctgaattcccaccaAGTCGTGACAAGTCATCCACTaacgatataaaatatgattga